The nucleotide sequence GAGGTAGTActccctttcctccttctcGCCTGAAAAGCTGAAGCCCTGAGTTAAAAATTTTTCTACAACTTGGGAATAAAGAGGTAAGTGACTTCAGTGTCTGTAAATAAAACTTAAGttactttgctttgctttcctttcataCTTCCTTCTCCCCACAAGGCTCAGAatcctttcttttccacttcTGCCAACTTTTACTTATTTGTTACTTGTAAGGGATCCCATTTACCTATACCTATGGTAATGTATGAGCCCATGAAGAGCTGTAATAGAAGGAAAACATTAATGCTAAGATTCTGCTTAATACAGTAAACAGTAAGAATAGTGAGGGAATATGTTGCAAATACACTCGCAAAACAGTGTTTTCCAGTTAGTTAAGGGAATATTCTTTCAGGAAAACACACCTCAGTGCctcaaaaaccacaaaacacaaTGCTGCACACTAATGCCTTCTGAAgtttggggaaaaaaccaaactagttttatagaaaataaaagtaatgcTAGCATGTTTTCAAGTTAAGCTAGTActatatgcatatatacacatatatatgcattaACCTGAAGCTTTGTACATGTATCGGCCTGCTACTTACGTGCTGAAACCTCTTTAAGTGAAGGGTTAAAATTGGAGGAGCTAGAGAGATGAGCATCTGCTTTTTGGCATTAGTATAAACATACTTCTTttcacctggagaaaagaaaaatcagcaagGATTAAAACAAGTGTTTTATATCAAAACAAATGTTACAgcatgaaatttatttttactgtttaaaCTGTTACAATGTCATCTACTACAAGAACCGAGAAGCTGAGCATTCCCCTTTAATATGATGAATGAAAGTAGACAAAGGTTATGCAAATACCACTTTAGGGATAATCCCCCCACCCTTTACCTATTCAAGAAGCAGACAGGGATATATTTaaagttttctctttaaaacgTCTGTCATACTTTTTATGTTGTTCTTTGGTCCACAATGCCTTTGTGTACACACGTCACACAGTAGTTTATTGGTCTCGGTAAGTGTTTCGTTACGGGTAAATTGATACAAACAATGATGGATTGAATCTTCCTGAGGGTTCAGCTCTTCCCTGTTTGCCAGAGTACAAAATGCCGTTTCGGGGTCATCGGTAGATACTTCGCATGTCTTGTTAGCATCAGGCTGAAGGCCATCCAAGGTACTTGTGTCAGATTCACTGGCATTCAAGTGGAGTTTTGAAAAGTCCGTAGCAAGCTCTTCCTCATCTTCGTTGTCATCATCCTCCTCTTTCAAAGACAGGTCATCAAGGCCATTGACAAACTTCACAGGAGAATCTAAGCCTTCCATAGAGAGATCCGTGACAGACTCCTTTTCTTCGAACTCTTGTTCTGGCTTCCCTGCATTTTCATGCCTGCTCTGAATTTCTGAACTATTTCCCTGTATACTCAAGTCTTTTTGAGTTAAGCAGTGATCTTCACAATCATGTGATGATTCCTCTTCTTGCTTCTTATCAGGAGTTTCAGAGCTCATTTCAGTATCTGATTCTTGGTTGTACTCGACATCTCTCTCTGGCTGTTCCATTGTGCAGAGATATGTCAAGTGAGGCACCTTTCCTTGAAGCTTTTGCTGCTGGCGTTGGCTCTGCACATTTGAATACATAATAAACAAAAGTACAAAAACCAAAGTAAGTATAAATTATATTTAGCATTTCTTACCACTTCTTTATCAGAATGTTTGTTGCATGCCATAGATGCACAAagcaggagggggaaaaataatctgTAATTTAATGACCAGAGGTGATCAGTTCCACTCATGCTGAATTTATCCTCACTCAGATGTAGTTCCCACTGCTCCTTATTACACGGTGTCATCAAAATGCAGCTAATGATGCCCTCGCTATCTTCCCAATCTTTCTTATGTCTGTATTCTAAAGTTTTGTGAATATTCTTGCAATCAATGACTGGAAAACAGCCTGATACAAATTAAAGCTACTTCAGAGAGGCAACAAATTCTACTggatattattatattattccTACACAGCAATGCTCAAGAGAACATCTTAACAGCAAAGACATGGGTATAATTGGTCTTTGCAGTTGTACATTTGAAGGAGAAGAAATTCTAAGCTGTCTCCTCCTTCATGTAAactaaggaaacaaaaaaataatttattttaacagaaatagcaagcacaaactgaaatacaaatcCAAACCAACCTTGGCTTGTTTTTTGGtctgtttcttcatttttttctgaaggtgtTTACTCATACCAGGGGGTTCATATTTCTGCTTAAGGTAATGGTCATTGATTTTGTCCTCTTCATCTTCagattccttttctttgttttttttaatgctttctctCTTTGTAATTTTCACTTTctacaaaagccaaaaaaccaCAGAACAGCCACAGAAATAGAGATATTACCACAGTTTTCAGGtcaaaagcaacattttaatGATGTAACATACAACTAATTCACACCCTGATGTTAATGGCAGGAGTGTCTCACACCAAAGAGTCCATATGAAACAGAATGAAGCCGAAAGAAAAGTAAAGCTATCGAGGGCCAAATTCTAAACTTGTAAAGGGGTAACATCACCTTTGCTTCTGACAGATCTCATTAAATGCATCGAAGAGCAATGTTTAACACAAGCAGAGACATTTTCAGTTGAACTGCCTGCCACAGAATTTGTTTGCTTCTGCTAAAATGAAACTTGTTTGTGGCAGAAGTCATGACCCCCTTGACTCTGGGGGTTCCATTCCAATATTTATGAGTAAGCAGTGCTAcacaaaaaatctgaaatattacATATACAGATTATAAATACAAAACACGAAGCAAATCAAGTACTTTGAGTGTCTGGAGGTTGGTCAAAAAGTATTCACATACTACCCTAACAACATTTCTTAAGTTTATTCCATAACCTGAGTATTAGAAGTGTTATTGGACTTGGTGTAGGGAAATGgataaaaaaagtgaaaacagacCCCCAAAGAACTCAACCAACCTGTGTGATTTTTCCAGAGACAATTCATGAGCCACAACCTACAGGAATGACTCTCATTAAAAATCTTATTCTCTATCTTTCTGTGCAATTTTGACTTGCTACAGAGACTTCTAGAAAGAAGCTCAAATGCTCTTCCTAATGACTGTATAATAAGTATTTTTGtataaacaaagaaacaaaaaagctgaaaagcacTTATGAACTGTTTCTTACCTGAACATCTAGTACGGGAAGCGACAAATCAAGGAAGGACTCATGGACCAAGGATACCTTTAAATGAATAATCAAGAGtccaatttaattttgtttggaaGTAGCTGGCTTGCTGTCAATAGGTGTGTTTGCATTCAAAGCCTGCTTTTACTTGTGCACACAGCTGTAAAACACAGCTCATTCATCTCCACAAATAGTTCCCAATgaccaaaaaaatccagcagatACACTACCACAGAAACGAACAGGACACACTTTTATGAATTTCAGTTATCTAGTGAGACTGCACCTTAGGACCTAAGAGACTCATAGCTGTAATCTATCATGATATTCAACTAGCCCATTTGCTAATACACTCAGTTACTTCATTCTCAGGATATATTATCCCAGTAGTGCATTCTTAACTGTTTTTCTGGCAAACCCACGGTCTTTTCAttgtgggaaagggaaaaatgtaaTCCCCtgaatgaaaaaggaaagggcCCCATAACGATTCATTTGCTCTATGATCTGTACCAGTGGAAGGTGTTCACTGGGAAACTAGGCGGGAATTATGGCAGAGGCAGCTTGCTGTTGCTGGATCTCTTTTTCTGGAAGGCTTTTGAAAGGAACTGAAAGATTAACTTTAAAACACAAGGGAAGAAAGATTCCAGCCAAATCATGCTCCTTTTTGAAAAGCATGCAGCTAGTCAAGTCTTATTTCTATAGACATTCACTGTGGGTTTCTCCTGCAGATTACAGGACATGACACTAGGTTATTCAGAGCAGGCAGTTTACTTACAGTTCTGCATTCTTCACACATAATTGTGCTGGTTAATTCTCCACCAAAGATTCGATCTACAAAACTTTgtattccctttttcttttcatattctgATAAATCAAAAAGTAAagctaaaaaaattacatacagTACACTGGCAACCAATTCCATTACGGCATAatgaataaaaaagaataaaacatgcAAGGTGTATGATGGAACATGTTGGCCTGTTTTGGTTTCCTCAGGATAGCAAGTACAGCAAGACTCTTAAATTAAGAATCTTTTGTGTATCAAAAGAATAGGGGCGAAAACACATTCCCCAAACACAGCTTGGTTAAATCATACCTCTACCACTTTTCCTGCTCAAAATCATTTCCCTATTTTCTCAGAAGTAATGCATCTCAGTAAGAATTCCTGTTTTCTCTCAAGACTGAAACAACTATCTGAACTTAAAAACAAGCACCAACATTTGTCTgacaaacaaaaccattttcctCAAGTTGTAATTTCAGAGTAACACAGTCTGAATTTAAACTGGCAGCTCAACTCCTAAGTCATgttgaaaagtttaaaaattcttctgttcatcgtctggattttttttatactaCTGTCAAGTAACAATGGACTATTAGTGGCTGCATAAATTATATTCACATActagtattttaatttcttacatGTTTAAATGATTAATCATTGCccaaacatattttaatgtatGATGTCTACAGAATGAACTCTCTTTTCCTGTTAAGACGGAAATGTCACCAAGTCCAGCAAGACATTTAAATATAGTCTAAAACTATTGAGCCTCTTATTCTAGATACACACATACTCAAGAGGTGGCAAAAAGTTATACAAGTAAACATGTATCTTTTAGTTGATACTATTAATGTTACTTTATATTCTTCAACAAAAGAGATTTTACAAGTTACTAATGCTGtgataatttattttacctttaattttctttttaagttcttcttcattttgtttgttAGAGTCACTCAGCGCCTTTAGTATTCCAACACTTATTTGctgaaattttcaaaacaaatatacTCTGTAAAATTTCCTAAACTAATTCAGTTAGCTACTTCATTTTATGATGTGTTTCAGGTGGAGGAAAAAGTATGATGTTCACCAGTTAAGAGAATCAATACAAACAACACAAATACTGTAGAACCACATAAAAATTCCTGTAGatatcaccaaaaaaaaaaaatcaactaagAAGTTGCAACCATAATATTCCAATTAGTATGTAAGAAAGGATGAAACACATGCTCAAATTAAAACCGGCAAAAAATCTCCCTGGAATTTCTACACGCGTGTTTCCAAAATGAAGACCTAAGGACATTTCTTTAGGGTGACTACACATACTCCAAACCCACTTGTTCTGTGGCTTCTCTTTGCTCAAATGCTTCAAGTGAGTTCTTGTGGACAGCACAACCACGCTACAGAGGTGATACAGCTCAGAAAGTACATTCTTTCTCCCCTCAGCTGAAGAAAGAGTCTGGGTCTGGGGTATGAAGAAGAAATGTATGCACAACTATGACTTTAGCACTCACCTGGATTTCTTCTGCTCTCATTCCATCAAGTAAATAACGAAGCAATTCATGACTGTCTTGCTGCTGATAACCTTTGAACCGTATTGCTCTGTGAAATGAAATTGCAAAGTATAACTGAACTCAGAGATGAGGCAAAGATGACTCACACCAAACACAAATGGACAAAATCCCCAGAATGTATGTATATAAAAGCAACAAGCGTCTACATATTCTAAAAATGTGATGCCAGATACTCAGTATGTCACTGAGTATcttttgttttacttctgttcatttgtattttgctcttctttcaAATATTGTTAAGTATTCTACAGATTATATATGCTATGTTTTGAGCTAGagataaaaaaaaggaaaaactgacaGTCTTAAAACAGCAAATTCTTTCATACTCACTATAACGTGCAATTGTACAGATACTCACTTTTTACAAACCTGAGCAAAAAGTTCCTTAGGAGTCACTACCCCTTTTTTtgtctcttgcatttctgtCACAAACTGATGCATGGCTAGTGTTAAAGGACCTGGCTGATCTAGTTTTATTAGCTGAGGTTCCtgtttgaaagaaaagcaacagagcTGTTTTGCCTTAATTCAGTGGCAGATTCTTTTGCAGtaagtttttccttttcagttccGGAAAACACTATTGTCAAATAGAATACACAAAATTCAAAAATGGCAATAAGTTAACCTGACAAAAACAGCGTGTGGTTTATCATGAAACAATAGCAAAACTCAGTTACTTATTACTTAGTTCAAAGTCTGGATTTCTCAcctttactaggaaaaaaaaaaccaatttctttaaaaaggtTATGGtgcattttctttgctgtcCAAATCTCTGACTCTAATGACAGGTGTGTTATTTAAGTAAGTGCTACAGACATCCTCTAATTTCCTGTTTTGCATTTATACAAGTAGCACTATAGCAAGAGttacacattttcttcctttaaataaCATCATCATAATGCAAGCACCACTTCTACAACAGAGTACTGAATCACTTACACTCTGATACCTCCACTGACTTCAGAAGCAGCTTTATGGAAATCAGTGGTGAAGCTCCTGCTGATTTTACATCCTAGTCTTGTTAGTATTTAGCAGGAACAGCTTTAAATTGACAGATAAATATTGCTTATTGCCTTAACAGACTGGAAGGTGAGGACAAACACTACAGAGGTCAAAGCATATTACCGTGCATAGCTCAGGTGACTCAATTTTAATTGTTGTGCCAGGCATTTTAGCTTCTTTAAGCAGCTCTCTCAGGACTGGAGTTTGTGATAAATTCTGCAGAAcataaaagacagaaagagattGGAAAATGGGGACAACAGGAAGGGCAGCTGAACTCCACTTATGAAAATCTGCAAGAACAGTGGGAATTCTGGTGGAGTAAAGCTTCAGTATCAAAAGCCAAAGAGCACAAGATCACGTCAGTTTCAATACACATGAAAGAACAAGTTTATTCTACACTTCTTAGCTGAACAAATCACACAAGAGGGCAATGCCTGCAACATGCTCATCCTGGTTTTTTCATCCAATATTTAGTTTTGATTTCCTGTTGCTGAGAGACACATTTGTATTTCAATAAATGCCCATGGTTTTTAAGTACTAATCTCTTATAGTCTAGGAAGTCACAAGGGTGATGTGTCAGactatttcatattttaaaaaaataaccagaaatTGGCATGCTTATTTAATGCCAGTGAAAAACACTGCCCCTCAAGGACAAGGCAGTTTATTGTATTTCCCCTCAGAGCAAGTCCCAACCTGCAGCTCCATTTCTTCGTATTTCCCTAGGCCAACACACTATTTTTGGAAAGTAGCCATCATTCCtggcagattaaaaaaatcacgTTCTAATTGTGTCACTGTAAAATGCTGGGGGCAGGGTTGTTGTGGGtgggttttcattttgtttgtggctttttttcctattcaaaGTTTTTCTAAAAACAACAGCAAGTCCTGTACCTGCATCACTGCATTAAAGAAACATGTATTCCCCAAGTTACTAAGTCCTTTCACAGTGACTTCTCCATTAGCAGTTGAatgagaattttcttctttttgtgaatcttctttttcttgctcatttttgctgtctttttctacttttttattttcaacttttttgttctcttgtttttctgctgaaatagtAAGAACATACCACATATTAACATAGTTATAAGGTATAGGCTAGGAAAGATTATTACAGCCAGCAGCAATCTATGATGTTTAGAACTTATATATGTGATAATTAattcttgaatttttaaatataaagcaaCTGGTTTAGGTTCTTAAATAGTCTAGGTAACAGAagttaaaaagcaaacagaacaaaacaacaaaaacaacgAATCATGAACCCCCTGAAATGCCATTTCAAATCAGCCAGCAAATTAAACATCTCTTGGCCCACAAGCCATTCATGCAAACATCCTCTGAAATTCTTCAAGTGTTACCTCTAATTTTATTCCTGTCAAAATCATCTACGTGAGGGCTTTCTACAACATCCAAGGCTCCCACTATCAAAGCATTCTCATTCATTTCATGTACTTAAACAGATGATACTGAAGGTTTACAGTCTTCAAGACtagttaaaaatactttttcccaAAATTATTTCGGTGTATTGCTGAAAATTTCAATGGCCTGTTTAATAAAGCTGTAAGGGAGTTCCAGGCAGCTTCCAAAATAACACCCACACTGGTTCTGCCAATTTGGCAGTCAGCTATTGATTGGGTTTCTGGTAAATAGGGCTGAGAGCTAATACTAACTTTAAAGTCAAGTAAAAAAAGTtcagagaaagcaagaaaaacagaCAATACAATCTTAGGACAAGAAACAGATGGACAACAACATACAGAACACATTAGACAAGCAACAACTGCACCCAGGTATTCACTGGTTTTCCAGTTCAAACCCAAGAAGAAAATTTTGGCAACTGATATGAAGTTCAACTGTGTGTCTGGGAAAGACTGACCGCTCAAAAAacctctgctccctgtgggaAAACCTCAGCTGCTTTCTGAAAAAATTGAATTCAGAGACATCCACGTGGCATTGCTGCATGTTTGTGTTCCATTTCCCACAGGGCCTGTGATTTCAATCAAGTGTTGGAATTTCTGACAGTCATTTATTATaccatttattttcagatgCAAATTCTTCCAATTTTTCTAGTGGAAATGCCTTGTACCAAACCAGTTTTGCCATTATGGAAACTAGGGTTTTTTTGCTGGGTTTGTTCTCTtttaaataattgtatttttcagACAGACTGCAGGCTGAAAACAGTACTTCAGAGTTCTAAGAGCACTGCAGCTGCCTATACTAAATGTACAGACCCAGTCAGTGACAAAACCTCTATATACTACTCCTTCCATTAGGGTATGTGCTGCATCAGCTGGAGATTTAGTCATTCCTGATACATTCACAAATACCCacaaaaagactttaaaaaaaatcaaatcaaattatCCTTAAGCAATTTTTCTTTAGATCTCAAGACAGACTGAGCAACACTGATGAATAAACACAGCACCCTAAGTACTGCAAGTCAAATGCCTATTCACAGAAAAACTGAAtgtcacatttttaaaacagtcaCAGTAAAATcgccttttttccttcctattcTTTTGTGTCTTGTCTGTAAAAGTTGAGGGGATGTTGAGCAAAATCCTGATGTTAATTATGCTATCAGAATTGTGacaaagaagataaaaaagggagaaattaGTTTTCCTCTTCACGATAAAGTGCTAAATCTAATTTAGTGTAAATTCTGAAATTACAGTACTGTCTCCAACACTTAGGAGATGTTCTAATTTACTTTATCTATACTGTAATTACTTACCTGCATGTAATGAGTCAATACCAACTTGTTTTCTAACAAAATCCACAGTCTGGCCCAAAAGTGTTGAAGTTTTATAAGGAACTTCATTATCACATGGGTAGCACCTGTCTCCGCCGcccccaaaagaaaacaattaatcctattttttttctattattaaaaAATCCTAAACTATTTACTTATTTCATTACACAAAGTTATAAAATTACAAGGTTTAGTGTAAGATTTGCAAATCTTAGAGAAGAATTCAATCTACttagcacaaaaataaaacacttaaaaGTTATCTTTAGTAAATTATTTTGGTGACTGACAGTTGCAATTTACAAGTATAAATTAGACTTATAAAATATGTGCTTCCTgctgcaagaaaaagaaaagcttggaAAATTTTGCCAAAAATTGAGAAACAAAGATACCAAGACCAAAAGGAAATGACTTATACATATTAcagcatggaaaaatattttgaatattctAGCCAAGCAAATACTTAATTGTATTTAATAACCTGCTTTAGAGAAAATTGTGGGAGAAGCTGCAGTCATAAAGACTTCAGAAGGGTAAAACCCTGACAGAACAAAAACAGTGTTTTTGTTCTGAAGGag is from Cinclus cinclus chromosome 2, bCinCin1.1, whole genome shotgun sequence and encodes:
- the USP16 gene encoding ubiquitin carboxyl-terminal hydrolase 16 isoform X4, whose protein sequence is MGKKRIKGKTAQSDESPDIPKPVCKHIRKGLDQGHVRKALQNVEWRVCQDCKADSKTQEKAEEEEEETEGTSIWLCLKCGHRGCDRSSPDQHALKHYKTPRSDPHSLVLSLDNWSVWCYPCDNEVPYKTSTLLGQTVDFVRKQVGIDSLHAEKQENKKVENKKVEKDSKNEQEKEDSQKEENSHSTANGEVTVKGLSNLGNTCFFNAVMQNLSQTPVLRELLKEAKMPGTTIKIESPELCTEPQLIKLDQPGPLTLAMHQFVTEMQETKKGVVTPKELFAQVCKKAIRFKGYQQQDSHELLRYLLDGMRAEEIQQISVGILKALSDSNKQNEEELKKKIKEYEKKKGIQSFVDRIFGGELTSTIMCEECRTVSLVHESFLDLSLPVLDVQKVKITKRESIKKNKEKESEDEEDKINDHYLKQKYEPPGMSKHLQKKMKKQTKKQAKSQRQQQKLQGKVPHLTYLCTMEQPERDVEYNQESDTEMSSETPDKKQEEESSHDCEDHCLTQKDLSIQGNSSEIQSRHENAGKPEQEFEEKESVTDLSMEGLDSPVKFVNGLDDLSLKEEDDDNEDEEELATDFSKLHLNASESDTSTLDGLQPDANKTCEVSTDDPETAFCTLANREELNPQEDSIHHCLYQFTRNETLTETNKLLCDVCTQRHCGPKNNIKSEKKYVYTNAKKQMLISLAPPILTLHLKRFQHAGFNLQKVNRHIKFPEVIDLAPFCTAKCKNVAEGNTKVLYSLYGVVEHSGTMRSGHYTAYVKMRAMNNHLSDLVLRGQSQASETEPVKGQWFHISDTHVQPVSVSKVLSSQAYLLFYERLL
- the USP16 gene encoding ubiquitin carboxyl-terminal hydrolase 16 isoform X2, coding for MGKKRIKGKTAQSDESPDIPKPVCKHIRKGLDQGHVRKALQNVEWRVCQDCKADSKTQEKAEEEEEETEGTSIWLCLKCGHRGCDRSSPDQHALKHYKTPRSDPHSLVLSLDNWSVWCYPCDNEVPYKTSTLLGQTVDFVRKQVGIDSLHAEKQENKKVENKKVEKDSKNEQEKEDSQKEENSHSTANGEVTVKGLSNLGNTCFFNAVMQNLSQTPVLRELLKEAKMPGTTIKIESPELCTLCCFSFKQEPQLIKLDQPGPLTLAMHQFVTEMQETKKGVVTPKELFAQVCKKAIRFKGYQQQDSHELLRYLLDGMRAEEIQQISVGILKALSDSNKQNEEELKKKIKEYEKKKGIQSFVDRIFGGELTSTIMCEECRTVSLVHESFLDLSLPVLDVQKVKITKRESIKKNKEKESEDEEDKINDHYLKQKYEPPGMSKHLQKKMKKQTKKQAKSQRQQQKLQGKVPHLTYLCTMEQPERDVEYNQESDTEMSSETPDKKQEEESSHDCEDHCLTQKDLSIQGNSSEIQSRHENAGKPEQEFEEKESVTDLSMEGLDSPVKFVNGLDDLSLKEEDDDNEDEEELATDFSKLHLNASESDTSTLDGLQPDANKTCEVSTDDPETAFCTLANREELNPQEDSIHHCLYQFTRNETLTETNKLLCDVCTQRHCGPKNNIKSEKKYVYTNAKKQMLISLAPPILTLHLKRFQHAGFNLQKVNRHIKFPEVIDLAPFCTAKCKNVAEGNTKVLYSLYGVVEHSGTMRSGHYTAYVKMRAMNNHLSDLVLRGQSQASETEPVKGQWFHISDTHVQPVSVSKVLSSQAYLLFYERLL
- the USP16 gene encoding ubiquitin carboxyl-terminal hydrolase 16 isoform X3 gives rise to the protein MGKKRIKGKTAQSDESPDIPKPVCKHIRKGLDQGHVRKALQNVEWRVCQDCKADSKTQEKAEEEEEETEGTSIWLCLKCGHRGCDRSSPDQHALKHYKTPRSDPHSLVLSLDNWSVWCYPCDNEVPYKTSTLLGQTVDFVRKQVGIDSLHAAEKQENKKVENKKVEKDSKNEQEKEDSQKEENSHSTANGEVTVKGLSNLGNTCFFNAVMQNLSQTPVLRELLKEAKMPGTTIKIESPELCTEPQLIKLDQPGPLTLAMHQFVTEMQETKKGVVTPKELFAQVCKKAIRFKGYQQQDSHELLRYLLDGMRAEEIQQISVGILKALSDSNKQNEEELKKKIKEYEKKKGIQSFVDRIFGGELTSTIMCEECRTVSLVHESFLDLSLPVLDVQKVKITKRESIKKNKEKESEDEEDKINDHYLKQKYEPPGMSKHLQKKMKKQTKKQAKSQRQQQKLQGKVPHLTYLCTMEQPERDVEYNQESDTEMSSETPDKKQEEESSHDCEDHCLTQKDLSIQGNSSEIQSRHENAGKPEQEFEEKESVTDLSMEGLDSPVKFVNGLDDLSLKEEDDDNEDEEELATDFSKLHLNASESDTSTLDGLQPDANKTCEVSTDDPETAFCTLANREELNPQEDSIHHCLYQFTRNETLTETNKLLCDVCTQRHCGPKNNIKSEKKYVYTNAKKQMLISLAPPILTLHLKRFQHAGFNLQKVNRHIKFPEVIDLAPFCTAKCKNVAEGNTKVLYSLYGVVEHSGTMRSGHYTAYVKMRAMNNHLSDLVLRGQSQASETEPVKGQWFHISDTHVQPVSVSKVLSSQAYLLFYERLL
- the USP16 gene encoding ubiquitin carboxyl-terminal hydrolase 16 isoform X1 — encoded protein: MGKKRIKGKTAQSDESPDIPKPVCKHIRKGLDQGHVRKALQNVEWRVCQDCKADSKTQEKAEEEEEETEGTSIWLCLKCGHRGCDRSSPDQHALKHYKTPRSDPHSLVLSLDNWSVWCYPCDNEVPYKTSTLLGQTVDFVRKQVGIDSLHAAEKQENKKVENKKVEKDSKNEQEKEDSQKEENSHSTANGEVTVKGLSNLGNTCFFNAVMQNLSQTPVLRELLKEAKMPGTTIKIESPELCTLCCFSFKQEPQLIKLDQPGPLTLAMHQFVTEMQETKKGVVTPKELFAQVCKKAIRFKGYQQQDSHELLRYLLDGMRAEEIQQISVGILKALSDSNKQNEEELKKKIKEYEKKKGIQSFVDRIFGGELTSTIMCEECRTVSLVHESFLDLSLPVLDVQKVKITKRESIKKNKEKESEDEEDKINDHYLKQKYEPPGMSKHLQKKMKKQTKKQAKSQRQQQKLQGKVPHLTYLCTMEQPERDVEYNQESDTEMSSETPDKKQEEESSHDCEDHCLTQKDLSIQGNSSEIQSRHENAGKPEQEFEEKESVTDLSMEGLDSPVKFVNGLDDLSLKEEDDDNEDEEELATDFSKLHLNASESDTSTLDGLQPDANKTCEVSTDDPETAFCTLANREELNPQEDSIHHCLYQFTRNETLTETNKLLCDVCTQRHCGPKNNIKSEKKYVYTNAKKQMLISLAPPILTLHLKRFQHAGFNLQKVNRHIKFPEVIDLAPFCTAKCKNVAEGNTKVLYSLYGVVEHSGTMRSGHYTAYVKMRAMNNHLSDLVLRGQSQASETEPVKGQWFHISDTHVQPVSVSKVLSSQAYLLFYERLL
- the USP16 gene encoding ubiquitin carboxyl-terminal hydrolase 16 isoform X5 — protein: MWNGVFVRTARQTGCDRSSPDQHALKHYKTPRSDPHSLVLSLDNWSVWCYPCDNEVPYKTSTLLGQTVDFVRKQVGIDSLHAAEKQENKKVENKKVEKDSKNEQEKEDSQKEENSHSTANGEVTVKGLSNLGNTCFFNAVMQNLSQTPVLRELLKEAKMPGTTIKIESPELCTLCCFSFKQEPQLIKLDQPGPLTLAMHQFVTEMQETKKGVVTPKELFAQVCKKAIRFKGYQQQDSHELLRYLLDGMRAEEIQQISVGILKALSDSNKQNEEELKKKIKEYEKKKGIQSFVDRIFGGELTSTIMCEECRTVSLVHESFLDLSLPVLDVQKVKITKRESIKKNKEKESEDEEDKINDHYLKQKYEPPGMSKHLQKKMKKQTKKQAKSQRQQQKLQGKVPHLTYLCTMEQPERDVEYNQESDTEMSSETPDKKQEEESSHDCEDHCLTQKDLSIQGNSSEIQSRHENAGKPEQEFEEKESVTDLSMEGLDSPVKFVNGLDDLSLKEEDDDNEDEEELATDFSKLHLNASESDTSTLDGLQPDANKTCEVSTDDPETAFCTLANREELNPQEDSIHHCLYQFTRNETLTETNKLLCDVCTQRHCGPKNNIKSEKKYVYTNAKKQMLISLAPPILTLHLKRFQHAGFNLQKVNRHIKFPEVIDLAPFCTAKCKNVAEGNTKVLYSLYGVVEHSGTMRSGHYTAYVKMRAMNNHLSDLVLRGQSQASETEPVKGQWFHISDTHVQPVSVSKVLSSQAYLLFYERLL
- the USP16 gene encoding ubiquitin carboxyl-terminal hydrolase 16 isoform X6 — its product is MQNLSQTPVLRELLKEAKMPGTTIKIESPELCTLCCFSFKQEPQLIKLDQPGPLTLAMHQFVTEMQETKKGVVTPKELFAQVCKKAIRFKGYQQQDSHELLRYLLDGMRAEEIQQISVGILKALSDSNKQNEEELKKKIKEYEKKKGIQSFVDRIFGGELTSTIMCEECRTVSLVHESFLDLSLPVLDVQKVKITKRESIKKNKEKESEDEEDKINDHYLKQKYEPPGMSKHLQKKMKKQTKKQAKSQRQQQKLQGKVPHLTYLCTMEQPERDVEYNQESDTEMSSETPDKKQEEESSHDCEDHCLTQKDLSIQGNSSEIQSRHENAGKPEQEFEEKESVTDLSMEGLDSPVKFVNGLDDLSLKEEDDDNEDEEELATDFSKLHLNASESDTSTLDGLQPDANKTCEVSTDDPETAFCTLANREELNPQEDSIHHCLYQFTRNETLTETNKLLCDVCTQRHCGPKNNIKSEKKYVYTNAKKQMLISLAPPILTLHLKRFQHAGFNLQKVNRHIKFPEVIDLAPFCTAKCKNVAEGNTKVLYSLYGVVEHSGTMRSGHYTAYVKMRAMNNHLSDLVLRGQSQASETEPVKGQWFHISDTHVQPVSVSKVLSSQAYLLFYERLL